The Gemmatimonadota bacterium region TTTTTTTGAGTAATCCATCGTGTATGACAATATATCCGCCAGGCGCTGCAAAGGCGTTGATAATTGGATCTCGCTTTAAAATAATATGCATATGGTAGGGGGATGACTGTTCGGTTTTCAGGAGCAAATCGGCAATACCTTCAATGGCTTTCTGACAATCTGGATCGTCAATTCGCCTATTTTCGGGAGCAAGCAATGAAACGACCTGAGCACCGAGTTCTTCCTCCCAGCGGACGGGCAAATAAACCACCACAAGATCCGTTAGCGTTGGAATGCCACGAAAATAGAACACCAGACCGATGACAATAATTGCCACAGCAGATAGCACGGTGAGTGCCGTTCTGTGCCTGCGGAAACGCGGATTGTGAAAACTACTGCGATTCGGTGCAATATAGTGAATAGCCTGAAGAAAAACGGGATCGTCAACAACGAGCATTTCATCCCCTTTTTCCAGGCGCACCTGTTCACCCGTATAAGTACCCTGAGACTGCCGGATCTGATGAAAATACCAGTGGAAAACGGTACCATCGATCTTTGCAATCTCAAGTCCCGCATTGGAAATAGTGATGGAAACACGATGGGGGGTCGTACTATACCCGTCGAAATAGCGACCATCCCATCTGTCCTGTCGCAATGTGTCCACTACAAGAGCCCCAAATCGATATCCAGAAATTCCGTATCCAGAAAATCAGTCATGCCTTCTCCAGTAGCCGAGGCATCCCGTGCGTCTTGCTCAATGGCATCGAGGTCGAGATCCCCTTCAAGAAGAATCCGTTCAAAAGTGAATCGCGCACTGCGCACAAGCACCCAGGGCTGCGCCAATCCCAGCGTGAAGATAAGCAACAGACCATTGACGAGGTGAAACACAAAAAGATCACCGCCCAACATGGTGGAGCGAAATTGCGCTGTTGAAAATGTCGTGCGTGACCAAAAATATCTGTGCCGAGTGGCAGCATACCAGAAGGGATAAATCCCCAGTGTGGGAATGGCCAGAACGATGGCCCAAAAATTGCCCCAAAACAAATCTCGACCATTGCCATCAAAGTGGAATTGAGCATTGCCAAAATAAGATTGATTGACCAGGAATTTTCGAAGGCGCACTTCAAAATAGGGACTGTAAAAGCCCAATGTGATCAGAGTAAGAAACATGCCGGGGAAATAGATGCGGAAAAATTCGCGCGTATGGCCTCTAAAAGAAAAGCGAATCCCCCGCCACGACGTACGACTCAACTTGTAACGCCAAGCACCGACAATGGCAACGGGGAAAAGCAAAAAGAAGATACCAAAATATAAGATAATCGTGCCGATGATCTGTGAGGTAATGCTTTTACCGAAAAGCTGTATGCCAAAGGAGATCCCGCCGATCACAATCATAAAACCCATTGCTTTCAGCCAGCCTATAAAAAGTTCTTTGCCAATACCGTGATATGCAAAGCGGTCGCCTTCAAATTCGGTCTGGCTGTGCATGTAGTTTCGAACCCTGACTTTACCCCAGAAATAGTAGATACCCAGCGTGATGATCGCGAGCAAAATATTCACGATATGAATGCCAAATAAAGAACCGCCCTGACCGTGAAACGATAGCTGTCGCGTAATGGTCGGTCCCCCACCTAATGATTGTTCGGTTGACTCTGCCATAGTTCCTCCTAAAATAGGTTGAATACACTCACACAGGCATCTTCCTACCTGAAATTGCGCGACCGATTCGCGCGTGATTCTTCCTGTTTTCGCTTCTCAAGCACCGCTTCAGCGTGATGCACAAAAGCATAAGGGACACTTTCCGTAAAAATCTGTTCTATACATAGCGGATCTTCCCTGTCATCAAGCAGATAAGGATCGGCGATTTCCAAGATCGCGACAAGTATTGCCCATTGATGTGCTGGCTTAGCGTATGAAAATTCTTCAAGAAGTGTATAGACCATTTGCTCCCGACGCTGACGTTCTAGCGCATCTAACGCAACGCGGCGGACATTTAACAATCTATCATGTTCATGTTCGGCGAGACGGCCCAACGCTTCAGTGATCTCAGGAATGAGTAACCATCCCGCCACCTCGGCTACGGATTCTCGTCCGCTACTCAATGCAATAGACATTCGCTCGACGATAGATGGAGCAACAATTGTTGGGTCAAGCCGGCGTAATGCCCGTCCCACCGCAGGAATCAAGGACTTCCTTTCGATTGTAATTACAGTGTCAAGGAGCTTCTCCACTGCCGTCTCAGGCGCAATGCGTACAAGGAGAAGGCATAAATCCCCTTCGATATTTGGATGAACTTTAAGCCCGTATTCAATTGCTTCTATAGCGCGAGCAACATCGAATTTTGCCAGACCCTGAATAGCTCTAAGCGGCTCCACAGTCACGTGCGCACGTTCAGCGAAAGCCACTTCAAGGATTTGCTTCCGTAGGTCGGAGTTGTCCGATTCGGCGGCGATGTCGTAAAGTGGATGAAGCGTGAATCTGCTATTCAGACACCGATGCACAGCAGCATCAACAGCAAATTCCCGGGTTTCGGCATAGTGGTAAAGGGTGCGAATTACTCTGCCAATATAATCCGGGTTACTTGGACTTTGTATCCAGTTCTTTAGAAAATCCAGCCCATTTTTTAGGCCGATCAAGGCATTCAGGCCCCAATCGGCATTCTCTTTCGTCTGAGCCAATTGCTCAGCCAGCCGCGCAAAGTCATCCGATTGATCACCAAGTTCTCGGAGAGCTATACAAGCATATTTTGCGATTTGGCTCTCTGGGTCTGTCCGCTCAAGAACTTTACGCACGGTTGGGATAAAATCAGTATCGGCACTTAGCCAAGCAATCACCAGAGAGGGTAGTAACAAATCTTCGGATAGTGCCGTATCTTGCAGTATCCGTAGTGCGGAATCGGTCAGATCTTTTGGCATTGGGCCACAGTGTGCTCGAAGGTTGGCCAAATGAATTGGCAGCATATCCACTACGTCAGTCTGCGTTAGTATCTCTGTTAGTATTTCAACCAGAACCAGATCAGCTCCTAATACTGCAAGGGCAGTCAGGGTTTGGTAAAATTCCTGGGAGAATTCAGGTTTAGGCTTTCCATTAGCGTCACGGGGAATGGGACGTTGTGCGATAGCGGCAAGCTGTTCTATAGTACTATCGTCGAGACGGATGAAGGCCCATTTCAACCCGCCGTGTCGTACCCAGAAATGCTCGGATGCCAACTCACGGTTGATTAGAGTGGTAATGCCTTGGCCTTCTATGAGGATCAGGATACGGCGAGCATTTTCCAGGATATGATCGAAGTAACCATCGTTCGTATGCAGTCGGCTAAATGCAACTTCGACNNNNNNNNNNCGTTCCAATACGCCGCCCGCCTCATTTTGTAATATTTTTAAGAGTTTCGGACAGGAAATACGACTGAGAAATTTCAGCGGATGATAGAGTATAGGGGGATCTTCTGTGAAGGCTTCCCTGATATCAAGCAGGTCTGTCTCAAGCGTACGAAGTACGAATCGTAACATGGCCTCATCCAGTTCATTCGGTCGTTCCCAAAAAATGTTGGTAATTAGCCGGTATCCCTTCTTCGGATCAGATTGGGCGATCTCAAAAATTCTCTGACGTGTCTGTTCAGGATGAACTCGTA contains the following coding sequences:
- a CDS encoding M48 family metallopeptidase → MDTLRQDRWDGRYFDGYSTTPHRVSITISNAGLEIAKIDGTVFHWYFHQIRQSQGTYTGEQVRLEKGDEMLVVDDPVFLQAIHYIAPNRSSFHNPRFRRHRTALTVLSAVAIIVIGLVFYFRGIPTLTDLVVVYLPVRWEEELGAQVVSLLAPENRRIDDPDCQKAIEGIADLLLKTEQSSPYHMHIILKRDPIINAFAAPGGYIVIHDGLLKKTKSPEELAAVLAHEIQHILQRHSTRAILRELSIGMLLSALSGDAGGLHYALETVHTLGGLRFRRQDEAEADQKGMQMLQKAKIDPKGMVVFFETLKKEVGDIPRFLSYVSTHPRTEERIERLKQIADQSDYESVALLPDTDWSEIQKMCARRPK
- a CDS encoding YjgN family protein, with amino-acid sequence MAESTEQSLGGGPTITRQLSFHGQGGSLFGIHIVNILLAIITLGIYYFWGKVRVRNYMHSQTEFEGDRFAYHGIGKELFIGWLKAMGFMIVIGGISFGIQLFGKSITSQIIGTIILYFGIFFLLFPVAIVGAWRYKLSRTSWRGIRFSFRGHTREFFRIYFPGMFLTLITLGFYSPYFEVRLRKFLVNQSYFGNAQFHFDGNGRDLFWGNFWAIVLAIPTLGIYPFWYAATRHRYFWSRTTFSTAQFRSTMLGGDLFVFHLVNGLLLIFTLGLAQPWVLVRSARFTFERILLEGDLDLDAIEQDARDASATGEGMTDFLDTEFLDIDLGLL